From Aspergillus chevalieri M1 DNA, chromosome 4, nearly complete sequence, a single genomic window includes:
- a CDS encoding UNC45-central domain-containing protein (BUSCO:EOG09261W1K;~COG:D,O;~EggNog:ENOG410PIQT;~InterPro:IPR000225,IPR011989,IPR024660,IPR016024;~PFAM:PF11701;~go_function: GO:0005515 - protein binding [Evidence IEA]): MLSPGEERAIHLATEAIELFDAGHREAASRNLREALSLAPHHPEVTGTLLKVQKDETQGHHLLDLCRKYAANKDESAGKDASLYLRTDGLKPPEEVALQCLMLLLAERPHALTATQDDLISSLVRQNTSVRKFFSNRLQVSVTTFFDEIYDRGDGAAVCLDTVVLDPSVWPSEKVRYHCECELFLLFIAKLMESGHDLDGRSLKGIARLLAVDAEKLQHLVDDEGLEVILSSLDSRLPAEWRGQATLATVKYLEVAKQAGEERFSRLIADKITKARNDDIVVAFSAAVAVFPVAPNAAASLFLSDEFMKALMPLASRSSKNRNVEVALLDLLNAACVSTACRETISKRFSDWLSHVLTNGSDETSDLAAVVLAKIRTSEAANGAGAVASQTNGKVQEEDSVPELVHRFKELMSQRKVEHVPHAIEGLAFSSVKPDVKEQLAQDRSFLSDLIQILRPHATNSTPTSASSVLYGGLTIIQHLTQFLPNLSEEQKKMAQLKAYANAKTGEARSGPDPRQQDEAVLARCRVIVEAGAMPLLVDCAKTNLPSIQSLVSQILLSLARDRSSRGALAQQGAVKVLINLAAPQQGSAGAETSHYAAHALARILISVNPTLVFPSSGFPSVTSAVRPLLSLLSAPETAVFTADQPRDLLPVFEALLALTNLASYPDESASETIVRQGWTVVEDLLLSSHAWIQRAACELVCNLMACEAGVMQYADGSKQAAKRLHVLLALTDVDDTATRKAAGGALAMLTEFESAITAVLDRPRGVELLLGLCQDSDAELQHRGVACIRNLTSLAAGNTGVRARKAVKDQQGVETLAGVLKRTSNPAVLQTGVEALKPIMQ, from the coding sequence ACCATCCGGAGGTGACGGGAACCCTTCTCAAAGTCCAGAAAGACGAAACCCAGGGTCACCACCTCCTCGACCTCTGTCGCAAATATGCTGCCAACAAGGATGAATCCGCTGGCAAAGACGCCTCCCTCTACCTACGAACCGACGGTCTCAAGCCTCCCGAAGAGGTGGCCTTACAATGCCtaatgctgctgctggccgAGCGGCCCCACGCTTTGACCGCAACGCaagatgatctcatttccaGCCTCGTGCGTCAAAATACCAGCGTTCGAAAGTTCTTCTCCAATCGCCTACAGGTCTCCGTGACCACGTTCTTTGACGAGATTTACGATCGTGGTGATGGGGCCGCCGTGTGTCTGGATACCGTTGTCTTGGACCCCTCCGTTTGGCCGTCGGAAAAGGTCCGCTACCATTGCGAATGCGAACTGTTCCTTCTGTTTATCGCCAAGCTCATGGAATCAGGCCATGACTTGGATGGTCGTTCTCTGAAGGGAATTGCACGTTTGTTGGCGGTCGACGCGGAAAAGCTACAACACTTGGTGGACGATGAGGGACTTGAGGTCATCCTATCCTCGCTGGACAGCCGTCTCCCAGCCGAGTGGAGAGGCCAGGCCACACTGGCGACGGTCAAGTACCTCGAGGTCGCCAAGCAGGCTGGCGAGGAGAGATTCTCTCGTCTTATTGCGGACAAAATCACCAAAGCCCGCAATGACGATATTGTCGTGGCCTTTTCCGCGGCTGTCGCCGTATTCCCGGTCGCTCCAAACGCTGCCgcttcccttttcttgtCTGACGAGTTTATGAAAGCTTTGATGCCGCTGGCTTCGAGAAGCTCGAAGAATCGCAATGTGGAGGTTGCCCTTTTGGACCTTCTGAACGCGGCCTGTGTTAGCACTGCGTGTCGGGAGACCATTTCGAAGCGGTTCTCCGACTGGCTGTCGCACGTTCTCACCAACGGCAGCGATGAGACGTCCGACCTGGCTGCCGTGGTTCTGGCCAAGATTCGCACGTCCGAGGCAGCGAACGGAGCCGGTGCGGTAGCATCCCAAACCAATGGTAAGGTTCAGGAGGAAGATAGCGTGCCGGAACTCGTACATCGATTCAAGGAACTGATGTCGCAGCGAAAGGTCGAGCACGTACCCCATGCCATTGAAGGGCTGGCTTTCTCGTCCGTGAAGCCCGACGTGAAAGAGCAACTCGCTCAGGACCGCTCTTTTTTGAGTGATCTGATTCAGATCTTACGACCTCACGCCACGAACTCGACTCCTACCTCTGCCTCCTCTGTGCTTTACGGAGGCTTGACGATTATCCAACATCTCACGCAATTTCTACCCAACCTTTccgaggagcagaagaaaaTGGCACAACTGAAGGCCTACGCCAACGCGAAAACCGGAGAAGCACGGTCGGGTCCTGATCCGCGCCAGCAGGATGAGGCCGTTCTTGCTCGCTGCCGGGTCATCGTCGAGGCAGGCGCCATGCCGCTGCTTGTGGACTGCGCCAAAACCAATCTCCCTTCGATTCAGTCGCTTGTCAGCCAAATCTTGTTGTCCCTCGCTCGGGATCGCTCATCTCGGGGTGCCTTGGCCCAGCAAGGTGCGGTCAAGGTGCTGATCAACTTGGCGGCTCCGCAACAAGGGAGCGCGGGCGCCGAAACTAGTCACTACGCCGCTCATGCTCTGGCTCGAATCCTGATTTCCGTCAATCCGACTCTCGTTTTTCCTTCCTCCGGATTTCCTTCGGTGACGTCTGCGGTGCGGCCGTTGCTATCGCTGCTGTCGGCTCCCGAGACAGCTGTGTTTACTGCGGATCAGCCACGCGATCTGCTGCCAGTATTTGAAGCGCTATTGGCTCTTACCAACCTGGCTTCGTACCCGGATGAGTCGGCATCTGAGACGATTGTGCGACAGGGATGGACGGTGGTGGAAGATTTGCTACTGTCGAGTCACGCGTGGATCCAGCGTGCAGCCTGCGAGTTGGTGTGCAATTTGATGGCATGTGAAGCCGGAGTGATGCAATATGCAGATGGCTCGAAACAGGCTGCCAAACGGCTGCATGTTCTCCTGGCGCTGACGGACGTGGATGACACGGCGACTAGGAAAGCAGCAGGAGGGGCGTTGGCCATGCTAACCGAGTTTGAATCTGCGATCACAGCGGTGCTGGACAGACCACGCGGGGTAGAGCTGTTGTTGGGACTCTGCCAGGATTCCGATGCAGAACTGCAACATCGGGGAGTGGCCTGCATACGGAACCTGACTAGTCTGGCGGCGGGAAATACGGGAGTCCGTGCACGCAAGGCCGTCAAGGACCAACAAGGCGTTGAGACATTGGCAGGCGTGCTGAAGCGGACATCAAATCCGGCCGTACTGCAGACGGGGGTGGAGGCATTGAAGCCGATAATGCAGTGA